From the genome of Candidatus Nitrospira nitrosa:
CCCACATTGCGATAATGCGCAGCTTTGACGGCCTCCACCGCCACTCGTCCGATATCTCGACGAAGCTTGTCGTCGACGACCGGGGACGGGGTCTCCTCGACCAGCTTCTGATGCCGCCGTTGGATGGAGCAGTCACGTTCCCCAAGATGAATCACGCGGCCATGCTGATCAGCCAAGACCTGCACTTCGATATGGCGCGGCTCCAAAAAATAGCGTTCAAGATAGACACCGTCGTTCCCAAATGTCGATTTGGCTTCAGCTTGAGCGGCTTGGAAGGCGCGTCCCAAGTCTTCGGCTCGATTGACGACGCGCATCCCACGGCCTCCCCCACCCGCCGTTGCTTTGATGATGACCGGGAACCCGATCTTCTGTGCAGCCTGTAACGCGTCTTCCTCACTCCGCACCTCACCGGGGCTCCCTGGAGTGACGGGAAGACCTCGTTTGGCTACGATCTCTCGCGCTTTCGCCTTGTCCCCCATCATGGCGATATTTTCTGAGCTGGGGCCGATGAACTTGATTCCGATCGATTCGCACACTTCGGCAAAATGGGCGTTCTCGGAGAGGAAGCCATACCCGGGGTGAATCGCATCGACTCCGGTAATCTCCGCTGCGCTCAGGACATTGGGAATGTTCCGATAACTGAGCGCGGAATCAGCTGGTCCGACACAGACCTTTTCATCAGCCGCCCGTACATGCATCGCCAGCGCATCAGCTTCGGAATGGATCGCGACGGTCTGAATGCCTAACTCCTTGCAGGCGCGAATGACTCGCAGCGCAATTTCTCCACGATTGGCAATCAGAACTTTTTTAAACACGTCTTGGCTCCGACACGATGGAGAGAATCACTGTGAGAATAACCTATGGGGTGGCTTTAGGATCGATGAGGAACAGGGCTTGACCATATTCAACGGACTTTGTGTTCTCCACTAAGATTTTCACAATCCGACCATCTATTTCAGACTCGATCTCATTCATGAGCTTCATCGCCTCAACGATGCAAAGAACTTGGCCCTTCTTGACAAAGTCGCCTTCATCTACGTATGAATCCGCATCTGGAGAAGGGGAGCGATAAAACGTTCCGACAATCGGTGAGGTCACCGTCACAAACCCGGCCGTGCCTTCCATTACCGGCATTGCAGAGGATACCGTATGCGACGGTTGCTGAAGAATGGTCGGAGCTGACTCCTGATGAACCGCCACAGAAGCTTTTGCCGTAAGCTCGTGCCTCAGCCGTATCCGAACACCCTGGTGCTCAATCTCCAGCTCGGTCAGGTTATTACGCCGAAGAAGATCGATCAGTTCCTGGAGATGTTTGTTGGAACCGATCGTGAGCGTGGCTTCGCCAAGCGGTGGCCCCGGCCTTTCCGACAACACAATACGACGCGCCTTTGGCTTTGACCGACGACTTCTCACCGAACACGCTCCACATAGGATCGCGTACGAGTATCGATTCGAATCACCGTCCCAACCTCCAGATACAGCGGCACCTTAATGGTGGCTCCTGTTTCAACAATGACCGGTTTTGTTCCTCCGGATGCTGTGTCTCCCCGCACACCCGGCTCTCCATCGACGACCTTGAGCTCAATAAAGTTCGGCAGTTCCACCGCGATTGGGCGATGTTCATAGATGAGGATCTTGACGACCATATTTTCTTTTAGCAGATCGGCATTCTCCCCCAATTGACGTTTTTCAAACGTCAGCTGCTCATAGCTCTCCGTATCCATGAGCGTATAAGCCTCGCCGGCCGCATAGAGAAACTGCATATCACGCTCTTCAAGATCCGGCTCTTCAAATCGTTCTCCAGATCGAAATGTGCGATCCAGCACATTCCCCGAGAGGTAGCTCTTCAGCTTGGTACGGACAAATGCACCACCTTTGCCAGGCTTGACGTGTTGAAATTCAACGATATAGAAAGGTTCCCCTTCAACCATCAAACGGACACCACCACGAAAATCAACCGTGGAAATCACTCTAAACCCCCTTCGATGAGAAGAAACACTCCTAACCTACAACCAAGCTCATGTCAGGCCGGTCCTGCCTCTCTCTGCAGGAGAGACCGCCGGTTTGGAATCTGTCGACATGGACTTCGTGACATACTCGCATAGTCCACGCAGGGCCAACAAATAGCCGGATGGACCAAATCCAGAAACCTGCGCGACAGCAACTCCAGACACATAGGACTGTTGTCGAAAGGTTTCCCGCCGGTAAATATTTGACAGATGAACCTCGACCGTAGGGAGCTCGACCGCCGCCAACGCATCGCGTATCGCGATGCTGGTGTGAGTATAGGCTGCCGGATTGATGATGATCCCCTGACAATCTCGGCGGGCTTCCTGAATCCAAGTCACCAACTCTCCCTCATGATTGGATTGTCGAATGACAAGCTCAGCTCCAAGTTCATCTCCCAATTTGTGGAGAGACGAGTCAATCGTTTCGAGAGACGTGGTCCCATAAATAGACTGCTCGCGATTACCAAGCAGATTCAGATTGGGACCATGCAAAACCAAGACACGGAGCACGGCGCGTATCCCCCTTCCACACCAAAAGAAGACCACCCACGTACCAGAGGCGGCATTCTAGCAGTCTGCTTTCAGAGGGTCAAACCGTTGACGTCACACAGACGTCTTCTGGACAGGTTGCGGTGGGCCAGAAACATCACGGCGGCGCGCTTGGATCAAATGAAGCCACTGCTCAAGTCGTGCAACGACCGATCTATCCGTTTCCTGAAGACTCAAAGATGGACCAGCAGCTACTGGCTCGGCACATTTGGTTAAGCCAGGTCGGATCGGAGCCAAATGATCGTCACTATCATTCGCTATTACCTGAGCCGCCCCTCCCACAACTGATGCCATGGGTGCTCCACCAAGGCCATCAGACTGAGGCTTCTCAAAATCCACGGCTGGTTGGTGAGGAGCCGGAACATGTTCCTTGACCACTACGTGGTCAAGACTTGCCCGCAGAGCCAACGCTTCTTGATCCTGTGAGTTCACCGCCAAGATAGCGTTACAAGAACGGATGGCGGCATCCTTGGCCCCTTGAGTGGCATAGAGCTTGGCCAATGTTCGATGCGCACGCAGATTATCAGGGCTTACTTTTATGGCCTCTTCAAGAATGGCTTTGGCCTTCACTGGCTGGTTCACCTGCTCATACGCACGCCCTAACGCCACCATGGCCGTAATGAAACCGGGATAGGTCTTCAGGCCATCCTCCAGCACAACGACGGCCTCCTCCCACCGGCCAGCTTTCCCATACTCTTCAGCCAGAGGGATAAAGACTTTTGATCCTGGCTCTTTGGCGAGCGCCATGGCCAATCGATCAATTTCGGCAGCGTTGTCCGTCTTCTTGGAAGCAGAAGCCATAAACAGGATTACTCCACGAATGACTCACCGCGCGGTGCCACCAAATACAAATCACGCACCGCATTCAGAATCTCATCTGCCAACCGCCGCTTGGGCATCAGGCTGAATACTCTCTGCTCTCCTGTCGCTGATAGAATGACCGCCGCATTATCATCACTGCCGAACCCGCCACCTGTTTGCGTCACATCATTGGCGACAATGAGATCCAAACCTTTTCCCTTCAGCTTGTCCTTGGCATGAGCTAGTACTTGTTCCGTTTCTGCTGCAAACCCGACAACAACCTGTGATGTACGCCTTGCAGAGAGCATCGCAAGAATGTCCGGAGTTGCTTCGAGTGCCAGCTCCATCTCAGATTTCCCCTGTTTTTTCAGTTTCCCTGAGGCTGTCACCCGTGGACGAAAATCCGCAACGGCAGCCGCCATGATCAGGACTGTGCAGGAAGAAAAGTGCTGAGACAAGGCATCGGCCATCTCACTCGCAGTATTCACGTGAACCGTGGTAACCCCCGAAGGAGGTGTCAATGCAGAAGGTCCCGTGACCAAGACCACGTCCCCTCCACGAGCACGCACCGCTTCCGCAATGGCATACCCCATTTTCCCTGACGAACGATTGGAAAGAAACCGCACCGGATCGAGAGGCTCTTGAGTTGGCCCGGCGGATACCAATACCCGCTGGCCTCGCCAATCGCTCTGCCGAAATACCGCAGCATGAACTGTGTCCAGAATTATTGCCTCTGTTGGGAGCCTCCCCTGAGCGACCCGACCCGATGCAAGTGGGCCTACTTCAGGATCAAGCACAACCACCCCACGCGCTCGAAGCGCATCCACATGTTGAGCAACTGTTGGATGCGTCCACATCTCGCCGTCCATAGCGGGGGCAACAATGACAGGGCATCGAACATTCAGCAGCATCGTGGTCAAGACATCATCCGCAAGGCCAATCGCCGCCTTCGCCAGAAAATGCGCCGTCGCCGGCGCCACAAGAACCGCATCGGCACCCTCGGCCATGGTCAAATGCGGCATGGTTTCATGAGCCTCAAAGAGATCGGTGATGACGTGATGACCTGAGAGCACCTCGAACGTCAGAGGCGTCATAAATTTTGTCGCCCCCCGAGTCATGACAACCGATACGGACGCCCCTTGATCTCTCAATGCGCGAAGCACACCGACGGCCTTATAGGCGGCAATACTTCCTGTCACCCCTAACACGAGGTGTTTACCACCAAGAGTCATGGTGGACCTCGCTTCGTCCACCAGCTACTCCTCGGTTTGGACTACCGCCGGCTGAGCCGTATCATCTACATAGACACTGAGCTCTTTCTTGATCTCTCGCGCATCTTCCCCGGTCATCATCGCAATACGCTCTGTCTCGCCTTCTTTCCCACGCTTCGCCTCTTTCATCGCATCACGTGCTTCCTTACCGATCAGATACTTCACTTGCCCCTTCAACACCTCATCAAGCGCAACGGTGGTTTCCTTCGTAAACCGAGAGGGTCCACCAGGCCTGGCACCCTGGGTCAAATGCTTAGCCCTCTGCGAGGCGACAATCACCAATCGGTGCCTGGAGTCGAATTCATTGGAGGTATACTGCGGCAACAAATTCAGCATATCGATCATAATATAGCTCTCTCCCTATACGATAAAATGTAAGTAAAGGCTCTCAATCTGCCGGTACTGCGTTCGACCCATCGGTAAAACTCCGCTCAAGCCACTGCAGGTCCATCCGCTGAGTCTTCAGACGTTCAGCCTGAAAAATGCTCTGTAACTCGCGAAGAGACTGCTCAAGATCATCATTTCGAACGAGGTAGGAGTATTCACGAACACACCAGACTTCATCCTTCACCTTGCGAAGTCGGCTGAGGATTTCCTCCTGAGAGTCCGAAGCTCGACTCTGAAGTCTAGCACGGAGAACAGCCATCGATGGCGGTAGGATGAAGATAGAAACCGCATCGACAAACCCCTTCTTGATCTGCAGGGCGCCCTGAACGTCAATTTCAAGCAAGACGTCAACGCCCTGCTGAATCTTGTCCATAAGGGGTCCCCGAGGAGTTCCATACCAGTGGCCATAGACATGGGCATATTCCAAAAATTCGTCACGCTTCACCATGTCGTGAAATAGTTGTTCCTCAATGAAAAAATACTCTCGTTCATGCTCTTCTCCGGAACGAGGTTTTCTCGTGGTCGCAGATACGGAATGCCACACCCCTGATATCGAAGCCACAATCTGTTTGCACAACGTCGTCTTTCCTGCCCCTGAAGGGGCTGAAACAATAAACAGGATCCCTTGACGCCCTGGAGCAGGTTGCCCGTCAGCCAGCCCGGAAGACAGATGGCGTGTGGTCGCTGGACTACTCATTGAACGTTCTGTATCTGCTCACGTAACCGTTCCAACTCTGTTTTCATTCGAACAACCTCTGCGGCAATCGCCGAATCATTCGCCTTTGAGCCAATGGTATTCACTTCTCGCCCCATCTCCTGCAGAAGAAAGTCCAACGTCTTCCCAACAGGCTCGTTGTGCTGAACAGCCTGTTCAAACTGTACCATATGCGCATCCAGTCTGACCAATTCTTCCGTAATGTCACATCGATCGGCATAGATGGCCAGCTCCTGGTTGAGTCGCGGAAGGTCCGGAATGGCATCTCCGAGTAGTTTTTCTACGCGCAGCTTCATCCGATCGAATGCGTCCTGTGTCACGGATGAAGCACGGCAGGAAACCACCGTCTTGCAGGTCCGTACACACGCTAGTCGGGAAAGAATGTCCTTCGCAAGCAGCCCCCCCTCCTTCTTGCGCATGGCGACCATATCACGTATCGCTTTTGCCCCCAACTGTTCGACAAGCTTGAAGAACTTTGGATCATCAGTTGATTGCTCAGACAGCACGATGACATCGCGAAACCCAGCCATCATGGCGATGTCAATCGATCCTTTCAGCTTCAACGTGCGTTGGAGGGCCCGAAGAGCTTGATGGTAGTGCTTTGCTAAATTCTCGTCAAGTTGAGGCACTCGTCCATTCCCTCGCGCTCCCTGGATCACGACCGTCAGATCCACGCGTCCACGGGCACAATGCTGCTGGATGGTCTTCTTAAGAACGTCCTCCAGCCCTCCCATTGATTTTGGCAGACGAATAGATGTTTCCAGAAAACGATGGTTGACGGATCGCACCTCGATCGTGACGGTCGCTTCTCCAGAGGTTCCCTGACGGCGACCAAAACCGGTCATACTCGTGATCATCTGGTCAGTTTCCCTTCCCACTTACAAACATTAGAGAGCACACAAGCACGACAACGGGGCTTCCGTGCAAGACACACGTATCGCCCATGAAGCAACAGACGCTGTGAAACATCCGTCCACTCAGCTTGTGGGTAGAGAGCCTGAAGATCACGCTCGATCTGCTCAGGGTTTTGTGAGCGGCTCAAGGCTAAGCGGTTCGCCATACGTTTCACATGGGTATCAACGACGACTCCCGGTTTTCCAAACACCCCTCCAAGAATCACGTTCGCAGTCTTTCGCCCAACACCGGGAATTGACGTCAATTCGTCCATCGTACTCGGTACGTGACCACCAAAACGGGTCGACACAGCCTGCGCACAGCCGACCAAATTCTTTGCCTTGCTCTTGTAGAAGCCCGTCGGTTTGATCAGCGACTCAAGATCGGCCTGCTCCGACATCGCCATCGACTGTGGGGTTGGATATCGTTGGAATAAAGCCGGTGTCACCTGATTCACCCGCCGATCCGTACATTGTGCGGAAAGAATCGTGGCAATCAAGAGCTCCCAGGGAGACCGGTGTGCTAACTCTATCCTCACCTCCGGTATGGATTGACGTAGTTGTAATGCGATTTTCGCTGCACGACCGGAGGGAGAGCCGGCCTTTCTACGATTGATCGGTATCATAGACGCCCGATTGTGCAGCGCCTACTCGTAAGTTGCAAGAGCAACCGCACCATTCCCGTGAGACACCTCGGCCGTTTGATCATCAACAGGCAACAATGCTTTCACGTGCGACTCCAGTCGAGTCAGCAGAGGACGCAGCGTGGGCGGCTGGAGCGCAGAGATCCCGACGGCTTCGTACCGTCGGCAGAGCCGTTCAACTTGTTGTGGCAATGCCCGGTCACATTTATTGAATACCAGCACTCTAGGAATCGTAGTCAGCTGAAGCTCGGCCAAGATGGTTTCCACAGCGGTGATCTGCACGTCAATATCGACGGCGCTGATATCGACGACGTGGAGCAGGAGATCCGCCTCGCGAAGCTCGTCAAGTGTCGTCCGAAACGCGCCAACTAATTCTGGCGGAAGATCGCGAATAAAACCCACGGTGTCCGTAATAATGACTTCACGGTCCTCGGGAAATCGCAACCGTCGGCTTGTTGTATCAAGTGTTTCAAATAGCCGATTTTGAGCTGAAACCTGACTCTTGGTCAAGACGTTGAGCAGGGTAGACTTCCCAGCATTGGTATACCCCACCAACGAAATCACAGGAAGCCCAAATCGCCCTCGTCGGGACCGTCGCCGGTCTTGATGCCGCGCAAACCGCGCCAATTCCCGCTCTAAATGCGTGATCCGCTCACGAGCTCGTCGTCGATCCGTCTCGAGTTTCGATTCACCAGGCCCCCGCGTCCCGATGCCTCCACCCAAACGCGATAACTGAGTGCCACGCCCCGACAATCGTGGCAACAGGTAGCGGAGTTGTGCCAATTCGACCTGAATTTTCCCCTCACGACTATGCGCACGCCGAGCAAAAATATCCAGAATCAGTTGCGTGCGATCAATGACTTTGATATCCGTCATTTCCGAAATGGCCCGGAGCTGGGCCGGCGAGAGCGTCTGGTCAAAGATGACCATGTCGGCCCCACGGTGAAGGGTTTGAATCAAGACGTCTTTCATTTTGCCGCTTCCCAACAGATAGCGCTGATGTCCGTCCGATGTTCGTTGGGCCATGCGATCGACAACCGTCACATCGGACGAGACCGCCAACTCCGCCAATTCAGTTAAGCGTTCCTCCTGCTCTGCTCGGCTTTTCGCGGACGCACTCACAAGAATTGCTGACTCCTTTCCATGTGCAACCGAGTACTGCGCACAAGCCTGCTGAAGTTCCGTTTCGAGCCTCTGAATAAACTCGTCGAACGCAACCCTAATGCTATGAAAGGGAGTCGACTGCCACACCTTGAACAATTGGCCTCCGGCATTCGGAGGCAGCAAACTCGCCATATACATGTGCCCCAGTTGACCATCAGCGGCAACACTGAGGACGCCAATGAGATCAAGTCGTAAGAAGGCAAGATCGGTGAGCACTTCCTGGTTCAGCGGCTGATCATGCAATTGCGTCCGAATAAATCGCAACCCACGAAGCGCCCGACTGCCGACACGGAACAAGGTGAGCGTCGCAGAAGAGAGTGTCAACTCCGTTCCCACGATGACTTCCTGAACCTGTCCCCGCCTGGTCAGCAGCACACCGATTGGTCGACGTAGTTCAAGCGTGAGTTGGCCCATCACCTTGGCCAGATCCGGCGACATGATTATGTCAGTCGCCACGCGACGACGATACAGCCGTTCAAGCGCGACGAGCTGGCTCGCGCGAAGCCCAGCAATATGACCACGGATGCTAGAGATGGTCCTTCTCCTTCTACTTTGGGAATCCCGTCGTGGCCAAGCGCCTCTCAGTCAACGTCATGGCCCCCTCCATCGGGAAAATGTCCAGATCTGAAGAACTGGGCTCTCCACACATCAACCGTTGACGCCCCGCCGACGCAATCATGGCCGCATTGTCCGTACAGAACTCCAATGGCGGAAGCGAAAGTTGGAACTGCCCAGGCTCCGCTCGTTCGTTCAATAGCGCACGTAGCCGCGAGTTCGCTGACACGCCCCCTACCACCGCAAGCGCAGATAGTTTCGACTGCTTCAAAGCCGCCAAAGACTTCGTCACCAAAACCTGTACGATGGCCTCTTGATACCCAGCCGCAAGATCGGCGACCTGCTCAGGCCTGAGCGGAACGGTCCTTCCGCGTAACTTATAGAGTAATGAGGTCTTAAGACCACTGAAGCTAAATTCAAGACTACCCCTTGACCCATGATACCGGGGAAATGGAATGACCTGTCGATCTCCGCCCCGGGCAATTTGGTCAATGGCCGGTCCTCCAGGATAGCCTAGCCCGAGCATTTGAGCTCCTTTATCAAAAGCCTCGCCGGCTGCATCGTCACGAGTGCGTCCAAGCAGAACACACTCACCATTCACCTCACGGCGATAAAGATGCGTATGTCCTCCGGATACAACCAGAACAATGCAAGGAAGAGGAAAGGTCGGATCGGCTAACCATGCGGAGGCAATATGACCCTGCAAATGATTGACCCCGATAAGAGGAATGCGTAGTCCGTAACTCAAGGCTTTAGCATAGTTTACCCCGACAAGTAATGCCCCAGCTAATCCCGGCCCTTGAGTGACTGCCAGAGCCTGAAGATGACGTTTCTCAACCTGAGCTTGTTCCAATGCGCGCATTACCACCATATCAATCTTTCCAAGATGGGCCCGGGCTGCCAATTCTGGAACCACTCCACCGAATTTTTCATGGACGGAGTGCTGCGACGCCACAACATTGGAAAGCACCGCTCCATTGGAACCAAGGACCGCAGCGGCGGTTTCATCACACGAAGATTCGATACCGAGGATCGGTCCCGATTTCCAGACCATCTAGCGAGGATCTTCCTGTGCTCAAATCCCGACAGCCATCATAGCTGACGAGGCCACCAAACCTTCTTGAAATAAAACGGCCTCTGTAGCCAGATGCTACAGAGGCCATGTCCATCGTATTGAATCGCTGAACAACCACAGACGGGCATTACACCCCAGCCATCGCCTCCTGCTCAATAAAGGCCGGAGCCCCATCTCGCAAGACCACCTTCACCTTACGGCTTTCCTTAAAGCGCCCCCGGATCAGTTCATCAGAGAGGGGATCGCCGATAGCACGTTGGATGGCCCTTCGCATCGGTCGTGCCCCATAGAGCGGCTCATAACCCTCTTTAATGAGCCACTGTTTGACTTCATCATCAACCTCAATCTCAATCCCTTTGTCAACCAGCCTCAGATTCAACTCATGGAGAAGGATGTCCAAGATATTGTAGAGCTGTTCCTTCTCGAGCTGATGGAAAATAACGATTTCATCAATACGATTCAAAAACTCTGGGCTGAATGACTTGCGAAGCTCTCCGAGCACCTCTTCCTTTTTCCGACGTGCGGCTTCGCCTTCCGTACTCTGGAACCCTAGCGACACACCCTTCTGGATCATCTTCGTCCCGATGTTGGACGTCATAATGACCACAGTATTCTTAAAATCGACTTTTCGGCCAAGGCTGTCCGTCAGAACCCCGTCATCTAACACTTGGAGCAGCACATTAAACACGTCGGGATGCGCTTTCTCAATTTCATCAAACAGGACAACGGAGTAAGGCCGACGACGAACCTTTTCCGTCAGCTGGCCTCCCTCCTCATACCCCACGTAGCCCGGAGGGGCGCCGAAAAGCCGAGAGCTAGTGAATTTCTCCTGATATTCTGACATATCAACGCGAATCAACGCATCCTCGCTGTTGAATAGAAATTCCGCCAGAGTCCTGGCAAGCTCTGTCTTGCCGACCCCTGTCGGCCCAAGGAAAATAAAGGAGCCAATTGGTTTCTTTGTCTCTTTTAGACCAGCTCGAGAACGCCGAATGGCTCGGGCAACGGCTGAAATCGCCTCGTTTTGGCCGACTACCCGCTTGTGAAGAAATTCTTCCATTCTCAGGAGCTTATTTGATTCTTCCTCTTCCAGCTTGAAGAGTGGGATACCCGTCATTTTTGAAACAACGTAAGCGACATCTTCCTTGCCGATCACGGGCTTATTTTTTTCCTGGTTCTTTTTCCACTCTCGCTTGGATTCATCAAGGAGTTTGCGTAACCGCTCTTCTTCTTCACGGTGTCGAACCGCTTCCTCAAAGTTCTGCGTAGAAATTGAGAGCTCTTTCTCACGGGCAACTTTCTTCAGTTCTTGCTCCATGGCCTTCAATTCTGAAGGAAGTGCGTAGGTCTGCAGCTTAGCGCGTGATCCGGTTTCATCAATCAGGTCGATCGCCTTATCGGGCAAGAACCGATCAGTGATGTACCGATCAGACAACTTGACGGCCTCCACGATCGCATCCTCCGTAATCTCCACTCCATGGTGTTCTTCATAGCGATCTCGAAGTCCTTGAATAATACGGACGGTTTCATCCATATTCGGTGGCTGGACATAAATCGGTTGGAATCTCCGCTTCAATGCCCCATCTTTTTCGATATGCTTCCGGTACTCATCTAATGTCGTCGCGCCGATACACTGAATTTCTCCTCGCGAAAGCGCGGGTTTCAACATATTCGATGCATCAATGGATCCCTCAGCCGCTCCAGCACCAACCAGGGTATGAAGTTCGTCGATGAATATAATGATGTTGCCAGCCTGAACTATTTCCTTCATTACAACTTTGAGACGCTCTTCAAACTGTCCACGGTATTTTGTCCCTGCCACAAGAGACCCTAAATCTAACGCGATGACTCGACGTGAGAGCAGGTTGTCTGGCACTTCTGATTGGATGATTCTTTGAGCAAGCCCTTCGACTATGGCCGTTTTCCCGACACCCGACTCTCCAATGAGCACCGGGTTGTTCTTGCTTCGCCGGCTAAGAATCTGCAAGACGCGCTCGATTTCGTCCGCCCGACCAATCACTGGATCCAATTGACCTTCTTGAGCCAACTGGGTCAGGTCTCGACCAAATTCATCCAACGCCGGGGTATTGCTCTTCCGATCACGCTCACGCGGAGCAGATTTCCGCAAAAAGGTTACAGTTAACTGACGTGCGGTCAGTAAGTTTGCCCCCAGGCTTCGAAGGATTTTTCCACCGATCCCTTCCTCTTCACGCAACAGCCCGAGGAGCAGATGCTCGCTCCCAATGTGATTATGGCCCAGTAACCGAGCCTCCTCAACCCCATACTCAATGACCTTCTTGACCCGTGGGCTAAAGGGGATTTCCCCAAACGTCATCGTTGTTCCCCCGCCGGGCAGGTTACGTTCGATCTCCAGTCGAATCTGCTCAGTCGATAATCCCATCTTCTTCAGGATCATGAGGGCAATCCCATCGGACTCACGAAGGATCGCCAAGACCAGATGTTCGGTGCCCAAATAGTCGTTCTGGTGTCGCTCAGCCTCCTCACGCGCAAGGATGATGATCTTTCGACCCTTATCCGTAAATCGTTCGAACATCCTGCCTCCTTCTCGGTGAGTGATACCCCGGCCGCATTCAAGCAAACCCTTGAAAAACCTTGCTCTGATTCTAACCACAGTACGTTTGAGAGTCAAGATTGAGTAGAGAACGAGACTGGGAAGCAAGGTTCTGGTTTCTGAATTCCGTGGTCTCCTGTGCAAGTAGATTGCAGGACAGCTCGATTGCCCTCCAGTCATAGATTCAAGAGACGCATCCTTTCCTGCTAGGCTGTGGTCCATTGGGTCGCTACGGATTGCACGCTGGCAGAACAAAAAGTTGCTCACACACTCCTTACAAAGAGAATACGAAAAACCCAACAGCCTTTCCGTTGACATAAAATTACGCATCCCGATACAATGACTATTCTCATCCGCCCACCCACATGCTTGGCATTCATGAAAAGTAAAAGTGTTGGGATTTTGACGAAGCCAAAGTTCCCTGAGGTAAAGACCACGCTGCTAGGCGTAGTAGCCTGGCTTCGTGAGCATCACATCGATGTCTTAC
Proteins encoded in this window:
- the nth gene encoding endonuclease III, which encodes MIPINRRKAGSPSGRAAKIALQLRQSIPEVRIELAHRSPWELLIATILSAQCTDRRVNQVTPALFQRYPTPQSMAMSEQADLESLIKPTGFYKSKAKNLVGCAQAVSTRFGGHVPSTMDELTSIPGVGRKTANVILGGVFGKPGVVVDTHVKRMANRLALSRSQNPEQIERDLQALYPQAEWTDVSQRLLLHGRYVCLARKPRCRACVLSNVCKWEGKLTR
- a CDS encoding ATP-dependent Clp protease ATP-binding subunit, yielding MFERFTDKGRKIIILAREEAERHQNDYLGTEHLVLAILRESDGIALMILKKMGLSTEQIRLEIERNLPGGGTTMTFGEIPFSPRVKKVIEYGVEEARLLGHNHIGSEHLLLGLLREEEGIGGKILRSLGANLLTARQLTVTFLRKSAPRERDRKSNTPALDEFGRDLTQLAQEGQLDPVIGRADEIERVLQILSRRSKNNPVLIGESGVGKTAIVEGLAQRIIQSEVPDNLLSRRVIALDLGSLVAGTKYRGQFEERLKVVMKEIVQAGNIIIFIDELHTLVGAGAAEGSIDASNMLKPALSRGEIQCIGATTLDEYRKHIEKDGALKRRFQPIYVQPPNMDETVRIIQGLRDRYEEHHGVEITEDAIVEAVKLSDRYITDRFLPDKAIDLIDETGSRAKLQTYALPSELKAMEQELKKVAREKELSISTQNFEEAVRHREEEERLRKLLDESKREWKKNQEKNKPVIGKEDVAYVVSKMTGIPLFKLEEEESNKLLRMEEFLHKRVVGQNEAISAVARAIRRSRAGLKETKKPIGSFIFLGPTGVGKTELARTLAEFLFNSEDALIRVDMSEYQEKFTSSRLFGAPPGYVGYEEGGQLTEKVRRRPYSVVLFDEIEKAHPDVFNVLLQVLDDGVLTDSLGRKVDFKNTVVIMTSNIGTKMIQKGVSLGFQSTEGEAARRKKEEVLGELRKSFSPEFLNRIDEIVIFHQLEKEQLYNILDILLHELNLRLVDKGIEIEVDDEVKQWLIKEGYEPLYGARPMRRAIQRAIGDPLSDELIRGRFKESRKVKVVLRDGAPAFIEQEAMAGV
- the tsaD gene encoding tRNA (adenosine(37)-N6)-threonylcarbamoyltransferase complex transferase subunit TsaD, with product MVWKSGPILGIESSCDETAAAVLGSNGAVLSNVVASQHSVHEKFGGVVPELAARAHLGKIDMVVMRALEQAQVEKRHLQALAVTQGPGLAGALLVGVNYAKALSYGLRIPLIGVNHLQGHIASAWLADPTFPLPCIVLVVSGGHTHLYRREVNGECVLLGRTRDDAAGEAFDKGAQMLGLGYPGGPAIDQIARGGDRQVIPFPRYHGSRGSLEFSFSGLKTSLLYKLRGRTVPLRPEQVADLAAGYQEAIVQVLVTKSLAALKQSKLSALAVVGGVSANSRLRALLNERAEPGQFQLSLPPLEFCTDNAAMIASAGRQRLMCGEPSSSDLDIFPMEGAMTLTERRLATTGFPK
- the hflX gene encoding GTPase HflX; the protein is MSPDLAKVMGQLTLELRRPIGVLLTRRGQVQEVIVGTELTLSSATLTLFRVGSRALRGLRFIRTQLHDQPLNQEVLTDLAFLRLDLIGVLSVAADGQLGHMYMASLLPPNAGGQLFKVWQSTPFHSIRVAFDEFIQRLETELQQACAQYSVAHGKESAILVSASAKSRAEQEERLTELAELAVSSDVTVVDRMAQRTSDGHQRYLLGSGKMKDVLIQTLHRGADMVIFDQTLSPAQLRAISEMTDIKVIDRTQLILDIFARRAHSREGKIQVELAQLRYLLPRLSGRGTQLSRLGGGIGTRGPGESKLETDRRRARERITHLERELARFARHQDRRRSRRGRFGLPVISLVGYTNAGKSTLLNVLTKSQVSAQNRLFETLDTTSRRLRFPEDREVIITDTVGFIRDLPPELVGAFRTTLDELREADLLLHVVDISAVDIDVQITAVETILAELQLTTIPRVLVFNKCDRALPQQVERLCRRYEAVGISALQPPTLRPLLTRLESHVKALLPVDDQTAEVSHGNGAVALATYE